The DNA region GACCGGTCTAGCTTTCGTTTCTTTCGTTTCGGCTCTCTCGTTCGGAGGTGAGGCCAATTATAGAATTTTCGGGAGGAATGTCAAGGGAAATTCTCGAAAAAAATTCACTTTTTTTCACTTTTTTCGCTAGCAACGAAATCTACCCACACTTCAGCACGACTTATTCACATTCTATTCACAACTTTCTTTCTATGCCTGGCGATAATTTCCGCCGATGGCCCGATTTTTTCCGGAATCTTTTTCAAAAATCCTTGCGGATTTTCTTCTGCGGGGTCAAAAATTCTGAAAAATTGCCTTCAACAGGAGCCAAAAAGTGTTTTAGACTCGGGTTTTCATCCTTTTCGCCAGGTTTTTGATGGCTTTTTGCTCGATCTTTCGGGTTTTCTCACGGGAGAAGCCGCACTTGGCACCAATTTCCTCCAGGGAGGGGCGTTTTTCGGGACCATAGTGGAGGCGAAGAACTTTCTGGGCGTTTACGTCCAAAGTTTGGACGCATTGGTTCAGGAAGGTGATGGTTTCCTGGTGTGTAAAACGTTGTTCGGGATTTTCCGCTTTGTCAGGAATGTCCAGGTCCAATACGAAAGTGGGCGTACAGCTTTTGCTGATGCACAGGCTCAGATACTTCTGGATCCACGGGCGGGCATAGGCTTCGAAGGGCACACCGTATTCCGGCAGAAAGCTATCCATGGCGCGCAGCATTCCCTTGGCTCCTTCCTGGATGAGATCGGATGATTCCTGAGTGGGGTGGCTGTACTTCTTGGCCATGGATTTCACCAGAGGCATGTAGCGGATTGCCAGGGCGTTACGAACAAACTCCC from Fibrobacter sp. UWEL includes:
- a CDS encoding sigma-70 family RNA polymerase sigma factor, with translation MGRNISFNRLASLRNEILDLGAVFCGSSLPDSSCHQPSFQSNRQMLDFLWNVRSLTYEACVRHGLSRGWWTHLQKIYGEWEFVRNALAIRYMPLVKSMAKKYSHPTQESSDLIQEGAKGMLRAMDSFLPEYGVPFEAYARPWIQKYLSLCISKSCTPTFVLDLDIPDKAENPEQRFTHQETITFLNQCVQTLDVNAQKVLRLHYGPEKRPSLEEIGAKCGFSREKTRKIEQKAIKNLAKRMKTRV